The region CAGTCCATGCTACATCTGTTTACTGTGCTCTTTCTGAGCAAAAGTATAATAGATGAGAATGTTAGTGTCAGTTTTGTGGGACCTAATTTGTAGACTTGGTGGAATGAAATTTTTGGCAGACAGGTATGATTAGTTCTTGTTAGAACTTTCTTTAGGTAAATTAGATATAAgtctacttaaaaataattatcataccAAAATCATTCAGGTATGTGATGATTACATCACAAACCtgaatgataatataagttttatgtCGTAAAAACTTCAAGGTAATTTTCTAacgaaattattaaattaaacattgaTAAATCATCCGCATACGAAATTTCACCGACACTAAGTATTTAACTATTAATTAAACGAagttatatacaaatattcaTAGCAAGTTTACTAGTACTAAACTTTGTACCAACCTATAACTAGTTGGGAATAGTTCCAGGACCATAGCCTGCGTCAAACTCAACATAGTCTGCGCGGTAGACACGTCAGTTGAAAATAACGAGACCAATAGAATCTTAGACACGGTCCATCTCAGGGCAATCGTACAGCCCACAGATAATAAGCCGCAGACGAGGAATAGGTTCTTCTTGCCGACCTTATTCACTAGGATGCTCGTGATGATAAATGGTACTAGACAGATACAACCTAATATGACTGTGTTTAGATATGTTTCGTCTCCGCTCCGTACCTGCAATTTGTAACGATTAATAAGGACAAAGCTTTGCAATTATAAATTGGTTGAAATTAAATGAACGTTAGTTagtaacttataatattatgtcgtgTAGTAAAATGTAGATAACGCAAACTTTGTATAGTTTAGCATTGGTAAATTGGTATTTTGTCACACTAAGTCTATATCAGTTGTTATaaatggtattttatttttgaacattgatttccgcccgcggcttcgctcgctttttcaaaggaaaacctgcatagttcccgttcccgtgggatttccgggataaacctacctatgtgttaatccaagttaccctctatatgtgtgctaaatttcattgaaatcgttcagtagtatttgcgtgaaagagttacaaacacacacacacatcctcacaaactatcgcatttataatacaagtAGGACTATTAAGATATCTTCTCCAATATTTAAGTGAACTCTTTAATAAACTACGTATAAACTAAGCTCAAATTTCTAGCTAAATCGGTTTGGCTTTGTCAAAATCGATCCTTAAAAGCTTCAGATAAGAGAATAAAGCCATGATACCGATAAAATGAACCAAATTGAAACCTGAGGCTACAGATCGGTTCTACTTTAAGAATATGAAAGATCTAACATTTTTGCTACATTCGCtctattttcaaatatagCAAACACATTAAAGTGTAGAATTTCTACTAGAGGTCTTATCTATAAACAGCTTGAGATATCTGatgcaaataatatttcaaaatggtCAAGCAAATGTTTGCAAGCAATTTTCACTCAAGCATGTTAATTGTCTTTTTCAATGAAGATCTGCATGTCATATTTAATTAGTTCGACTTAGAGTTTTCGTTCGTTTGCGTTAAATtgcttttttaaaacatttgattgcaaaatattaatttgtcaCTCATTggatattttcaaattatctgtTTTTAGGTTGTAATTAATGatcgtttttgttttatgttttgaGAAGCATACATACCGGCAAACACACATCATCATCTCTTGCAGTGTTAACTTTAATTCTAAGATCATGGGTATATGCGTCTAACATGACACAAAAATCCTCAGTCCCATTCTGTCTGTAGTTCTCCACTATTGTAGAAAGTTGTGGAAACCACAGCCGAAGTACGTTGTATCTGGAAACAAGATATTGTTTCTTAGGAATCATATCTAATAAGAAACAATTAGGATTAGCTGTTGCTGTGTTGAGCTTGAAATTAATGGAATTACATTAGTGTACCAACCAAGACACAAATATTGCAGTGTTTATTTTGaagtgtcagaagtgaaacttcttgagGCGCGTAAGAGTAAAAGTTCAAGGCCCCgacatggcaataccgtcacgccATGGAGTACGGTGATGATTTTTGTATCTTTGAATCATGTCAAAGAAGTTTGACTTCTGACACGAGTGCTCGGCCCACATAACAATgctttattcatattataagcAATAAGTGCAAAGTTccctaaatatataaaagtaggtactattttcATAACAATCGAAAACTGGGTAAGTTTAACTCACTGCGTCATTGTGAAGTAGTTTATAAAACAGAAGAGCAATAGATACAACAACAAAGGCCGTCGAAACAGCGGTTTGATATTCTCGAAGCCAGCCGATAGTTGGCTCTTATGTTCGCCTTCCGGAGTCTCAACTATAGCCTGTTTCATTTCGTCTTTCCATAAGTTCACATACTGTAAATAAAGTaggaattattatttatttttggtattttgGCACAATCATATTATCGATAgtcgattaaatttttctGATCATGTATGTTAACTCTGTTTGTATGTTGGTCTATCCGTCTCTGTTTCACGCctaaaaggccggcaacacaTTTGCAGTGACTCTTATATCGTGAAAGCTAATGGACGGCGGGCATCACTTTCCACCAGGTGACTTATCTGCTCGTTGGTCTGTTTAGTTATAAAAATCCACAGAACTAATTTAGATGAAATTTGGTTAAGAGATAGTTTGAGAATCAAGAAAGTATACTTATGAAAGGTTTTAATCCCACTTCAACGGGAACTacacgggtttttctttgactacgcgaGCAAAACCGCGGGCGGATATCTAGCTTCTGATAAGTGAAATGAGCTAttgctaaatttaaaattgatggtatttctcaaaaatttattatggtaatttatttgtaagttcATTGAATTTGAAGcacgatataatattttctttgaaatcaTGCGTTTCATTCGAATGcaactaaataatatgaaatacctatataatttcgtattttatttttgagttgggaagttaaaaatatttaattacggTACAAAAATTCCAACAAATTCCAATTCTTGTACGAAGGAATTTCGGTCGATCAATGTATCGAAAAtcacaaattaaaatagattcaATTTCTTAAAACTTTCAAACCTTCTTCACAACTTTAATCTTCAAAACTGTAATCTTGTAACCAAAATTTCGCGAATGTTTAAATGAACTACAAATCTTGTCTATACCTTAAAAGTTTCCGCTGGTTTTCCCGTGTTTTCTTTGTACACTCGAATTAAAACATCTCTCGCTTCATTGTATTTGTGCTGTGTTACATAAAACTTAGGGCTTTCAGGTAAAAACATGTACAGGATGCTCGCACAGAGGGACCAGACTGACATTATCAGGAGATAGTAGTTCCATGTATTGAGGACTGAAAACATAACgaacaacaaacataaattttgtttacaatacTGTTATTAAATACTAGGTAGTTCTTGAAGATGATGCAACGAAACCGTTTGtggatttaataataaaaatcgaaacaatatataggtataggtaaataaaaacgGAACAAGTGAATTGTgtgtttcttttaaaatatctaaactCTGTAATGCAgttctattaaatattaaataaaaattataaaatactgttttcttgtaaaaaaatatgtataatattatgtaagaagTTGTGAAATTGCTTTGCTGTCTTTGAATTTAAAGAaactaaacataattaatgtttatcgGATTGTATTAGgttttttttgttagaaaTGTTCCAATTTTTAACTAGAACTACATATTAAGAATATCATCACGTCTTCTATAAACTATGCGATACCGCATTATTCATAAAAGTTTGCGATATCAAATTACACCTTTAAAAAGTTACTCTAGAACTTCTGTAGAAAAGTTGGATGTTAAAGACTATAGTATACTAAaagtatgttatttattttctcttatattaaaactattcatGCATAACTTGTTTTATAAACcaagtaaataaatcaaaatacataacatCCATATCCATTTCAATAAAAGAAGAAAGAGCCAGATACTAAATCCTTATAGAAACGAAAAAACACCAAATTATTCACTACATTTCCTTTAGcacttatttcttttacagAAACGAAATATCAAAATGTTCACTATTCTATACTATTTCCTTGAACATAGTCCAGTATAAAACGGTCCACTTACCTATATACCCATTGAACAGCACATCCCTCCAATCGCACCTGAGAATTGCCCAGGAAATTAAAGCGACAGAAATCTGTCCAATAGCCACAAAGGACGATTGGACCAGCATCACTCGATCCCTGATTCCGCTGTGGCATAGCTCAGAGGTTAGCGCCAAGAATGGACTGAATGAAGTCGCAAATCTGTTTGGATAACGTGTTTATGACTTAGGATAATGTTATCAGATATTTTGTGGTATTTAACATgagtataataaatttttacttgtatattgatattttttttatcccaacgtttcgaacactttgcAGTGATCGTcacgaaaattaaattgtgaAGCGTtgagataaaaattaaatgaataaatcgtgtttaaaatccgttagtctttaatttcttaatgttaacagatgttattataattctcGATTCGTAATCGAGAATTAAAATACAcgtaaattttttaaagtaagatTAAATAGCAAATGATTTAAACTTAAAACACACGTCGGTTTGTAAAAGtcagtttaaataacaaaatatataaaaaaaactctacaatACTACTCACAACAATCCCTCGAAGAATTTCGACGTGactaatatgtaatatttttggcTCAAACCAGAAATAACGGTAAAAAAGAATATACCTAGAAAGCCACAAACAATAAACCGCTTTCTGCCGTATGTATCTGTTAAAAACCCTGCTAATGATGATGACAGTATCAttcctgaaataaataaaaactcatataaataaaaatgacagAGAGACAGAATTTACATGAGATTTTAGAGTTAGTTCTTATACCCGATGAttcaaatgttgttttattttatttctgaaaCATTATTAATGAAACTAT is a window of Colias croceus chromosome 17, ilColCroc2.1 DNA encoding:
- the LOC123699126 gene encoding arabinose-proton symporter-like produces the protein MSEVDLQVLGRSSQDEPEHTIPTAMQEVNLALKECGFGRFHIKLLLSAYVGYTCGLVVSISTPYILPIAECDLNMSLLQKGVLNAIPYVGMILSSSLAGFLTDTYGRKRFIVCGFLGIFFFTVISGLSQKYYILVTSKFFEGLLFATSFSPFLALTSELCHSGIRDRVMLVQSSFVAIGQISVALISWAILRCDWRDVLFNGYIVLNTWNYYLLIMSVWSLCASILYMFLPESPKFYVTQHKYNEARDVLIRVYKENTGKPAETFKYVNLWKDEMKQAIVETPEGEHKSQLSAGFENIKPLFRRPLLLYLLLFCFINYFTMTQYNVLRLWFPQLSTIVENYRQNGTEDFCVMLDAYTHDLRIKVNTARDDDVCLPVRSGDETYLNTVILGCICLVPFIITSILVNKVGKKNLFLVCGLLSVGCTIALRWTVSKILLVSLFSTDVSTAQTMLSLTQAMVLELFPTSYRSLAMGLIMTAGRMGTLVGNVTFPILLDLGCVIPFFTLSAIMLGNCIMALFLPTKKT